A single region of the Lotus japonicus ecotype B-129 chromosome 4, LjGifu_v1.2 genome encodes:
- the LOC130711501 gene encoding F-box/kelch-repeat protein At1g55270, whose translation MNQLVESSANGQRVTRVQAPLVDSVSCYCKVDSGLKTVAGARKFVPGSKICIQPDINPNAHRNKNLRREKTKVQPPLLPGLPDDLAIACLIRVPRVEHRKLRLVCKRWYRLLSGNFFYSLRKSLGMAEEWVYVIKRDREGRISLHAFDPIYQLWQSLPPVPGEYSEALGFGCAVLSGCHLYLFGGRDPLKGSMRRVIFYNARTNKWHRAPDMLRKRHLFGSCVINNCLYVAGGECKGIQRTLRSAEIYDPNRNRWSFISEMSTAMVPFIGVVHNETWFLKGLGTNRNVICESYAHETDTWTPVSNGMVNGWRNPSISLNGQLYALDCQDGCKLKVYDGATDSWKRFIDSKLHLGSSRALDAAALVPLNGKLCIIRNNMSISLVDVSSPNKRVESNPHLWENIAGKGPVRSLVRNLWSTIAGRGGLKSHIVHCQVLQA comes from the exons ATGAACCAGTTAGTTGAAAGCTCTGCGAATGGTCAAAGGGTCACTAGAGTTCAAGCTCCACTG GTGGACTCTGTTTCATGCTACTGTAAAGTAGATTCAGGCCTGAAAACAGTTGCTGGGGCAAGGAAATTTGTTCCAGGATCAAAGATATGTATCCAACCTGACATAAACCCGAATGCACATAGGAACAAAAACTTGCGTAGAGAGAAGACAAAAGTTCAGCCTCCTCTGTTACCTGGTCTTCCTGATGATCTTGCTATTGCTTGTTTGATTCGTGTACCCAGGGTTGAGCACAGGAAACTGCGTTTGGTTTGCAAGAGATGGTACCGCCTCCTGTCTGGAAATTTCTTCTATTCGCTCAGGAAAAGTCTTGGAATGGCAGAAGAATGGGTTTATGTCATCAAAAGAGACCGTGAGGGAAGAATTTCATTGCATGCTTTTGATCCCATTTACCAACTATGGCAATCCCTTCCGCCTGTTCCTGGGGAATATTCTGAAGCATTGGGATTTGGCTGTGCCGTTCTTAGTGGTTGTCACTTGTACTTGTTTGGCGGAAGAGATCCACTGAAGGGGTCTATGAGACGAGTCATTTTCTACAATGCCCGTACAAATAAATGGCACAGAGCACCAGATATGCTGCGGAAACGACATCTGTTTGGCTCTTGTGTTATAAATAACTGTCTCTATGTTGCTGGTGGGGAATGTAAAGGAATTCAAAGAACTCTTCGATCTGCTGAAATTTATGACCCCAACCGGAACAGGTGGAGCTTTATCTCAGAGATGAGCACTGCCATGGTTCCTTTTATTGGTGTTGTTCATAATGAAACATGGTTTTTGAAGGGACTTGGGACGAATCGCAATGTCATCTGTGAATCCTATGCACATGAAACTGATACCTGGACCCCTGTAAGCAATGGAATGGTCAATGGATGGCGTAATCCAAGTATCTCGCTGAACGGACAGCTCTACGCCCTCGATTGCCAGGATGGTTGCAAGCTCAAAGTATATGATGGAGCAACAGATTCATGGAAAAGGTTTATTGATAGCAAGCTTCATTTAGGTAGTTCTCGGGCTCTCGATGCTGCTGCTCTTGTTCCCCTTAATGGAAAGCTATGCATTATCCGCAACAATATGAGCATCAGTCTAGTTGATGTCTCGAGTCCGAACAAACGCGTGGAAAGCAATCCTCACCTTTGGGAAAATATTGCTGGAAAAGGACCTGTCAGGTCTCTGGTTAGAAATTTATGGTCAACTATAGCAGGGAGAGGTGGTTTGAAGAGTCACATTGTTCACTGTCAGGTTCTTCAAGCCTGA
- the LOC130710984 gene encoding serine/threonine-protein phosphatase PP2A catalytic subunit: MDSVPSNSHGNLDEQIAQLMQCKPLSEQEVRVLCEKAKEILMEESNVQPVKSPVTICGDIHGQFHDLAELFRIGGKCPDTNYLFMGDYVDRGYYSVETVTLLVALKVRYRQRITILRGNHESRQITQVYGFYDECLRKYGNANVWKIFTDLFDYFPLTALVESEIFCLHGGLSPSIETLDNIRNFDRVQEVPHEGPMCDLLWSDPDDRCGWGISPRGAGYTFGQDISEQFNHTNNLKLIARAHQLVMEGYNWGHDQKVVTIFSAPNYCYRCGNMASILEVDDCKGHTFIQFEPAPRRGEPDVTRRTPDYFL; this comes from the exons ATGGATTCCGTGCCTTCGAATTCACATGGAAACCTCGATGAGCAGATTGCTCAGCTCATGCAGTGCAAACCCTTGTCCGAACAAGAG GTAAGGGTCTTGTGTGAGAAGGCAAAGGAGATTTTAATGGAAGAGAGCAATGTCCAG CCTGTAAAAAGTCCTGTTACAATTTGTGGTGATATTCATGGCCAATTTCATGATCTTGCAGAGCTTTTTCGCATTGGAGGGAAG TGTCCAGATACAAATTACTTGTTTATGGGAGATTATGTTGACCGTGGCTATTATTCTGTCGAAACCGTAACG CTTTTGGTTGCCCTTAAAGTGCGTTATCGGCAGCGCATCACTATTCTAAGGGGGAATCATGAAAGCCGACAG ATTACTCAAGTTTATGGGTTTTATGATGAGTGCCTAAGGAA ATATGGCAATGCTAATGTTTGGAAGATCTTCACTGATTTATTCGACTACTTTCCGTTGACAGCATTG GTCGAATCTGAAATATTTTGTCTTCATGGTGGGCTGTCCCCATCTATTGAAACCCTTGATAACATTCGTAATTTTGATCGTGTACAAGAAGTTCCTCATGAGGGGCCCATGTGTGATCTTCTCTGGTCTGATCCGGATGATCGCTGTGGCTGGGGTATCTCTCCTAGGGGTGCTGGGTATACCTTTGGCCAG GACATATCTGAGCAATTTAACCATACCAATAACTTGAAGCTGATTGCTAGAGCTCACCAGCTGGTTATGGAAGGATATAACTGGGGTCAT GATCAAAAGGTGGTAACCATATTTAGTGCACCTAATTATTGCTATCGCTGTGGGAACATGGCATCCATCCTTGAAGTTGATGACTGCAAAGGACATACTTTCATTCAG TTTGAGCCAGCTCCGAGGAGGGGAGAGCCTGATGTAACTAGAAGAACACCTGATTATTTCCTATGA
- the LOC130715284 gene encoding uncharacterized protein LOC130715284, which produces MRLPGVEPGSIAWKAIILTVGLQTLLLVDSLVLMSIYYYYSSTSSIEIPDFAIRCVWNRIGAMETIPVRTTMIPSTSAHAFHRRTTFQPSSSPIHHNRHLRFALRAKLSDTKFQDFQSYVKPSRILPASEVKVYTNASAENLLSSLKGDESKSLFRVQLGTSNLYGSSITDFNAGILLCLIDEVGNSILKRIPVSLMTDHSTESGDITNGDALHFQRGSVDEFIFEGPKVARLEALWVSVESGQWRLGSVSLMVINSERQLSLPEDTAELRYTGFQYDFQIEDVLLGEGSDMSMLELRPTLVTELEGTDPISLFNKGVYDSSTLLLSTGISNEESMREYASLKFSLLFYDAVLTLIGTSIASLSAGENFGFAFLIGGIGGFLYLLLLQRSVDELPASELITSNKGGSNALFRGLKGPIASVAVAVGLAVLAVRYSEGGPVMFTPKDLIVGMMGFLACKVSVVLAAFKPITPGLKLPSDM; this is translated from the exons ATGCGTTTGCCGGGAGTCGAACCCGGGTCTATTGCTTGGAAGGCAATTATCCTAACCGTTGGACTACAAACGCTGTTGCTTGTTGATTCTCTTGTTTTAATGTCTATATACTACTACTACTCTTCGACTTCTTCCATTGAAATTCCAGATTTTGCAATTCGTTGCGTGTGGAATAGGATTGGAGCTATGGAGACGATTCCTGTGAGGACGACGATGATACCTTCAACTTCAGCTCATGCTTTCCATCGGAGAACAACCTTCCAACCCTCATCTTCACCAATTCATCATAACAGACACTTACGCTTTGCTCTTCGTGCCAAACTGTCTGATACTAAATTTCAAG ATTTTCAGAGCTATGTGAAGCCTTCACGTATTTTGCCTGCCTCTGAAGTGAAAGTGTATACAAATGCATCAGCAGAAAATCTTTTATCTTCCCTGAAGGGGGATGAATCCAAATCGTTATTCAGGGTCCAGTTAGGTACCAGCAACTTATATGGCTCAAGTATAACTGACTTCAATGCTGGAATTCTCTTGTGTTTGATAGATGAAGTCGGAAATTCCATATTGAAGAGGATCCCTGTGAGTTTGATGACTGATCATTCCACAGAATCGGGGGATATAACCAATGGTGACGCGCTTCACTTCCAAAGAGGTTCTGTTGATGAATTCATTTTTGAAGGTCCTAAAGTTGCAAGACTTGAGGCTCTTTGGGTCAGTGTTGAATCGG GTCAGTGGCGCCTAGGAAGTGTATCCTTAATGGTTATTAATAGTGAACGGCAACTATCATTGCCAGAAGATACGGCGGAACTACGGTACACCGGCTTTCAGTATGACTTTCAGATTGAAGATGTGTTGCTTGGTGAGGGAAGTGATATGTCCATGTTGGAATTAAGACCTACCCTTGTCACTGAGCTTGAAGGAACTGATCCTATAAGCTTGTTCAACAAAGGAGTTTATGACAGTAGCACCTTGCTCCTGAGTACTGGGATCTCAAATGAAGAGAGCATGAGGGAATATGCAAGCTTGAAGTTCTCATTGCTATTTTATGATGCTGTGCTGACACTAATTGGAACATCAATTGCTTCACTCTCAGCTGGGGAAAATTTTGGGTTTGCTTTCTTGATTGGTGGGATTGGAGGGTTCTTGTATCTCCTACTGTTGCAGAGATCTGTGGACGAATTGCCAGCTTCAGAATTGATCACCAGTAACAAGGGAGGAAGTAATGCATTGTTCAGAGGTTTGAAGGGCCCAATAGCAAGCGTGGCAGTGGCTGTAGGTTTAGCTGTATTGGCAGTGAGGTATAGTGAAGGAGGTCCAGTGATGTTCACTCCAAAAGATCTCATTGTTGGAATGATGGGATTTCTTGCATGTAAGGTTTCTGTTGTGTTGGCTGCATTTAAGCCCATAACACCAGGTCTGAAGTTACCAAGTGATATGTAA
- the LOC130714690 gene encoding probable polyamine transporter At3g13620, which translates to MEDTLYSPTPISQQHLLSDHTDDPAPIPNPKPHKKLALLPLIFLIYFEVSGGPYGEESAVGAAGPLFAILGFVIFPFIWSIPEALLTAELATTFPGNGGFVIWANEAFGPFWGSLMGFWKFFSGVINLASYPVLCIDYLKLVIPALSSGLPHYVAIFLSTSVLSFLNYSGLVIVGYTAVALGVISLFPFVLLSLFSLPKIDPSRWVSLGQEKKDWALYFNTIFWNLNFWDNASTLAGEVDQPQKTFPKALLSAGLLTCLAYIIPLLAATGAMPLDQKNWVGGYFADVAGIIAGNWLKYWMEIGAVLSIIGLYEAQLSSAAYQLLGMADLGFIPKIFGERSKWFNTPWMAILVSTVIAMGVSFLTFTEIISTVNFLYSLGMLLEFACFLRLRRKFPTLKRPFEVPLGLFGLVLMCLVPSVLLVYVMSVATKIVYVASAFLTTFGIGLYFFMNLCKSKRWIEFSKVGDKLEEEEDMI; encoded by the coding sequence ATGGAAGACACACTTTACTCTCCAACCCCAATTTCCCAGCAACATCTTCTTTCTGACCACACAGATGATCCAGCTCCAATCCCCAATCCCAAACCACACAAGAAGCTAGCTCTTCTCCCACTCATCTTCCTCATCTACTTTGAAGTTTCAGGTGGCCCTTATGGTGAAGAATCTGCAGTTGGTGCTGCAGGGCCTCTCTTTGCCATCCTTGGCTTTGTGATCTTCCCTTTCATCTGGAGCATCCCAGAGGCTCTTCTCACAGCAGAGCTAGCCACAACCTTCCCTGGCAATGGTGGATTTGTCATATGGGCTAATGAAGCCTTTGGACCCTTTTGGGGCTCCCTCATGGGCTTCTGGAAATTCTTCAGTGGGGTGATAAACCTTGCCTCATACCCAGTTCTCTGCATAGATTATCTCAAGCTTGTAATTCCAGCTTTATCCTCAGGTTTACCTCACTATGTAGCCATATTCCTCTCCACTTCTGTGCTATCCTTTCTCAATTACTCTGGTTTGGTCATAGTGGGGTATACTGCAGTTGCTCTGGGAGTTATTTCCCTTTTCCCTTTTGTGTTGTTGTCTTTGTTTTCCTTGCCCAAAATTGATCCTAGCAGATGGGTTAGTTTAGGCCAGGAGAAAAAGGATTGGGCACTTTACTTCAACACAATCTTTTGGAACTTGAATTTTTGGGACAATGCTAGTACTTTAGCTGGTGAAGTTGATCAACCACAGAAGACATTCCCAAAGGCTTTACTCTCTGCTGGATTGCTTACTTGTTTGGCTTATATAATTCCTTTGTTAGCTGCAACTGGTGCTATGCCACTTGATCAAAAAAATTGGGTTGGAGGGTATTTTGCTGATGTGGCTGGGATCATTGCTGGGAATTGGTTGAAATATTGGATGGAAATTGGGGCTGTTTTGTCAATTATTGGACTCTATGAAGCTCAATTGAGCAGTGCTGCATATCAGCTTCTAGGTATGGCAGATTTAGGATTCATACCTAAAATATTTGGGGAAAGATCAAAGTGGTTTAACACTCCTTGGATGGCAATTTTGGTGTCAACAGTGATAGCAATGGGTGTGTCTTTCTTAACTTTCACAGAGATTATATCTACTGTGAATTTCTTGTACAGTTTGGGGATGCTTTTGGAGTTTGCTTGTTTTCTTAGGTTGAGGAGAAAATTTCCAACATTGAAAAGGCCATTTGAGGTTCCATTGGGATTATTTGGTCTGGTTCTAATGTGCTTGGTTCCTTCTGTGCTTTTGGTTTATGTGATGAGTGTTGCTACTAAAATTGTTTATGTGGCTAGTGCTTTCTTAACCACTTTTGGGATAGGGCTCTATTTTTTTATGAACCTTTGCAAGTCTAAGAGGTGGATTGAATTCAGTAAAGTAGGAGATAAAttggaagaagaggaggatATGATATAG
- the LOC130712046 gene encoding probable polyamine transporter At3g13620 translates to MEESQSSQQHLLLDHRAEAEAENPSSNPKPPHKKLALLPLIFLIYFEVAGGPYSEEYAVGAAGPLFAILGFVVFPFLWSIPEALLTAELATTFPGNGGFVIWANEAFGPFWGSLMGFWKFFSGVINLASFPVLCIDYLKLVIPALSSGVPHFVAIFLSTSVLSFLNYSGLVIVGYTAVALGVISLLPFVLLSLFCLPKIDPSRWLSLGQEKKDWALYFNTIFWNLNFWDNASTLAGEVDQPHKTFPKALFSAGLLTCLAFLIPLLASTGAMPLDQQSWVGGYFADIAEIIAGKWLKYWMEIGAVLSIIGLFEAQLSSAAYQLLGMAELGFLPRIFGERSRFNTPWMAILVSAVIAIAVSFLTFTKIISTVNFLYSLGMLLEFASFLKLRRKFPALKRPYKVPLGFLGVVLMCLVPSVLLICVMVVATRTVYVASAFLTSVGIGLYFLMNLSKTKRWIEFSKVGDKLDEDDNAI, encoded by the coding sequence ATGGAAGAATCTCAAAGTTCCCAGCAACATCTTCTATTAGATCACAGGGCAGAGGCAGAGGCAGAGAATCCAAGCTCCAATCCCAAACCACCACACAAGAAGctagctcttcttcctctgatttttcttatatattttgAGGTTGCTGGTGGCCCTTATAGTGAAGAGTATGCAGTGGGAGCAGCAGGCCCTCTCTTTGCCATCCTTGGATTTGTGGTCTTCCCTTTTCTCTGGAGCATCCCAGAGGCTCTTCTCACTGCTGAGCTAGCTACAACTTTCCCTGGTAATGGTGGGTTTGTCATATGGGCTAATGAAGCCTTTGGTCCCTTCTGGGGCTCTCTCATGGGTTTCTGGAAGTTCTTCAGTGGGGTTATCAACTTGGCTTCATTCCCAGTTCTTTGCATAGATTATCTCAAGCTTGTGATTCCAGCTTTGTCTTCAGGTGTGCCTCACTTTGTAGCCATATTTCTGTCCACTTCTGTGTTGTCCTTTCTCAATTACTCTGGCTTGGTCATAGTTGGGTACACTGCAGTTGCTCTGGGAGTTATTTCTCTTTTGCCTTTTGTGTTGTTGTCATTGTTTTGCTTGCCCAAAATTGATCCCAGCAGATGGTTGAGCTTGGGTCAGGAGAAGAAGGATTGGGCACTCTACTTCAACACCATCTTTTGGAACTTGAATTTTTGGGACAATGCTAGTACTTTAGCTGGTGAAGTTGATCAACCTCATAAGACATTTCCAAAGGCTTTGTTCTCTGCTGGGTTGCTTACTTGTTTGGCTTTTCTAATTCCTTTATTGGCTTCCACTGGGGCCATGCCACTTGATCAACAGAGTTGGGTTGGTGGGTATTTTGCAGATATTGCTGAGATAATTGCTGGGAAGTGGTTGAAATATTGGATGGAAATTGGTGCTGTTTTATCAATTATTGGCCTTTTTGAAGCTCAATTGAGCAGTGCTGCATACCAGCTTCTGGGTATGGCAGAGTTAGGATTTTTACCTAGAATTTTTGGGGAAAGATCAAGGTTTAATACTCCTTGGATGGCAATTTTGGTCTCAGCAGTTATAGCAATTGCTGTGTCCTTCTTAACATTCACAAAGATTATATCTACTGTGAATTTCTTGTACAGTTTGGGGATGCTTTTGGAGTTTGCATCTTTTCTTAAGTTGAGGAGAAAATTCCCAGCATTAAAAAGGCCATATAAGGTTCCACTGGGATTCCTTGGTGTGGTCCTCATGTGCTTGGTTCCATCTGTACTTTTGATCTGTGTGATGGTTGTTGCTACCAGAACTGTTTATGTGGCTAGTGCCTTCTTAACCTCTGTTGGGATAGGGTTGTATTTTTTGATGAATCTTTCCAAGACCAAGAGGTGGATTGAATTCAGTAAGGTGGGAGATAAATTGGATGAAGATGACAATGCTATATAG
- the LOC130711132 gene encoding uncharacterized protein LOC130711132 isoform X1: protein MDFQVVVLGGGVSKNLLPLVSQELPKALLPVANRPVLSYVLELLELSNLKDLIVVVEGEDAALHVGGWISGAYADRLHVEVAAVPEDVGTAGAIRAIARHLTAKDILVISGDVVSDVPLGAVAAAHRRHDAVVTAMLCPAPVSGPSESVSSGGKDKTKKPGRYDLIGLDPTKQFLLHIATGAEVEKDLRVQKSILRAAGQIEIRADLMDAHLYAFKRSVLQEVLDEKVAFHSLKHDVLPYLVRSQLKSEVLLNGSPQAEENGNEKVISQSNQQMLSQILANASELTFHQRHALGPNGYGPTSARKTHKCCVYIAGSGKYCARLNSIQAYSDINRDLIGESNHLSGYSFSAHNNFIDPTAELGAKTTIGPHCMLGEGSQMGDKCSVKRSVIGRHCRIGANVKIVNSVVMNHVTIGDSCSIQGSVICSNVQLQERAVLKDCQVGAGFVVTAGSDYKGEVLAKK, encoded by the exons ATGGATTTCCAAGTCGTCGTTCTCGGCGGTGGCGTCTCCAAGAACCTCCTCCCTCTCGTCTCTCAG GAGCTTCCAAAAGCGTTACTTCCGGTAGCGAATCGTCCAGTTCTCTCTTACGTTCTTGAGTTACTGGAGCTCAGCAACCTCAAAGATCTCATTGTG GTAGTTGAAGGCGAAGACGCCGCTCTTCATGTTGGAGGTTGGATTTCTGGAGCTTATGCTGATCGCCTCCACGTCGAG GTTGCTGCGGTTCCTGAGGATGTGGGAACAGCCGGTGCGATTCGGGCCATTGCACGCCACCTAACTGCTAAAGACATTTTG GTTATTAGTGGTGATGTTGTTTCTGATGTGCCGCTTGGTGCTGTTGCAGCTGCTCATAGACGGCATGACGCGGTTGTCACTGCGATGCTTTGCCCTGCACCTGTTAGTGGACCTTCGGAGTCGGTCTCGTCTGGCGGGAAGGATAAAACCAAGAAGCCTGGACGCTATGATTTAATAGGGCTGGACCCAACTAAACAGTTTTTACTTCACATAGCAACTG GAGCTGAAGTTGAAAAAGATCTTCGAGTTCAGAAGAGCATTCTCCGTGCAGCCGGACAG ATAGAAATAAGAGCTGATCTAATGGATGCCCACTTGTATGCATTTAAAAG ATCAGTTTTACAAGAAGTTCTAGATGAGAAGGTTGCATTTCATAGCTTGAAGCATGACGTATTGCCATATCTTGTCCGGAGCCAACTG AAATCAGAAGTATTATTAAATGGTAGTCCGCAAGCAGAAGAAAATGGAAATGAGAAGGTTATTTCTCAAAGCAATCAGCAAATGCTATCTCAAATACTTGCTAATGCATCTGAACTGACTTTTCATCAACGACATGCTCTGGGTCCTAATGGTTATGGTCCTACTTCTGCTCGAAAAACCCATAAATGCTGTGTTTATATTGCTGGAAGTGGCAAGTACTGTGCTCGTCTAAATTCTATACAAGCATACAGCGACATAAACAGAGAT TTAATAGGAGAATCCAATCATTTGTCAGGGTATTCCTTCTCCGCTCATAATAACTTTATCGATCCTACTGCGGAGCTGGGGGCAAAAACCACT ATTGGACCACATTGTATGCTGGGGGAAGGTTCACAGATGGGTGACAAATGCAGTGTAAAACGGTCTGTCATTGGCCGTCACTGCAGGATAGGTGCGAATGTTAAG ATTGTTAATTCAGTAGTGATGAATCATGTTACTATTGGAGACTCTTGTTCAATTCAAGGTTCTGTTATCTGCAGCAACGTACAGCTCCAAGAACGTGCTGTGCTAAAAGATTGTCAA GTTGGAGCAGGTTTCGTGGTCACTGCTGGTAGTGATTACAAAGGGGAGGTGTTGGCTAAGAAATGA
- the LOC130711132 gene encoding uncharacterized protein LOC130711132 isoform X2, protein MDFQVVVLGGGVSKNLLPLVSQELPKALLPVANRPVLSYVLELLELSNLKDLIVVVEGEDAALHVGGWISGAYADRLHVEVAAVPEDVGTAGAIRAIARHLTAKDILVISGDVVSDVPLGAVAAAHRRHDAVVTAMLCPAPVSGPSESVSSGGKDKTKKPGRYDLIGLDPTKQFLLHIATGAEVEKDLRVQKSILRAAGQIEIRADLMDAHLYAFKRSVLQEVLDEKVAFHSLKHDVLPYLVRSQLKSEVLLNGSPQAEENGNEKVISQSNQQMLSQILANASELTFHQRHALGPNGYGPTSARKTHKCCVYIAGSGKYCARLNSIQAYSDINRDGIPSPLIITLSILLRSWGQKPLLDHIVCWGKVHRWVTNAV, encoded by the exons ATGGATTTCCAAGTCGTCGTTCTCGGCGGTGGCGTCTCCAAGAACCTCCTCCCTCTCGTCTCTCAG GAGCTTCCAAAAGCGTTACTTCCGGTAGCGAATCGTCCAGTTCTCTCTTACGTTCTTGAGTTACTGGAGCTCAGCAACCTCAAAGATCTCATTGTG GTAGTTGAAGGCGAAGACGCCGCTCTTCATGTTGGAGGTTGGATTTCTGGAGCTTATGCTGATCGCCTCCACGTCGAG GTTGCTGCGGTTCCTGAGGATGTGGGAACAGCCGGTGCGATTCGGGCCATTGCACGCCACCTAACTGCTAAAGACATTTTG GTTATTAGTGGTGATGTTGTTTCTGATGTGCCGCTTGGTGCTGTTGCAGCTGCTCATAGACGGCATGACGCGGTTGTCACTGCGATGCTTTGCCCTGCACCTGTTAGTGGACCTTCGGAGTCGGTCTCGTCTGGCGGGAAGGATAAAACCAAGAAGCCTGGACGCTATGATTTAATAGGGCTGGACCCAACTAAACAGTTTTTACTTCACATAGCAACTG GAGCTGAAGTTGAAAAAGATCTTCGAGTTCAGAAGAGCATTCTCCGTGCAGCCGGACAG ATAGAAATAAGAGCTGATCTAATGGATGCCCACTTGTATGCATTTAAAAG ATCAGTTTTACAAGAAGTTCTAGATGAGAAGGTTGCATTTCATAGCTTGAAGCATGACGTATTGCCATATCTTGTCCGGAGCCAACTG AAATCAGAAGTATTATTAAATGGTAGTCCGCAAGCAGAAGAAAATGGAAATGAGAAGGTTATTTCTCAAAGCAATCAGCAAATGCTATCTCAAATACTTGCTAATGCATCTGAACTGACTTTTCATCAACGACATGCTCTGGGTCCTAATGGTTATGGTCCTACTTCTGCTCGAAAAACCCATAAATGCTGTGTTTATATTGCTGGAAGTGGCAAGTACTGTGCTCGTCTAAATTCTATACAAGCATACAGCGACATAAACAGAGAT GGTATTCCTTCTCCGCTCATAATAACTTTATCGATCCTACTGCGGAGCTGGGGGCAAAAACCACT ATTGGACCACATTGTATGCTGGGGGAAGGTTCACAGATGGGTGACAAATGCAGTGTAA
- the LOC130711134 gene encoding F-box/kelch-repeat protein At2g44130-like, with protein sequence MDITEFIELIPGLPSELGLECLTRLPHSLHRVALRVCSQWQCLFQSDEFYSHRKKTGHTRKLACLVQAQEPPPHNEEKQANGSSPPSYGITVFDPESFVWDRVDPVPEYSSGLPLFCQLASCEGKLVLMGGWDPASYEPLTAVFVYDFRTGEWRRGRDMPEKRSFFATGSGNGRVYVAGGHDENKNALNTAWAYDPKKDEWFGMAPMGRERDECEGAVVDGEFWVVSGYGTERQGAFDGSAEVLDIGSGQWRRVDGVWEPGRCPRSCVGVEKSGKVVNWSGVDPGLRSGVCGVTVGSRALVTGSEYEGSSSNGFYLIEMEEGQKCKLKKMSVPDGFSGFVQSGCCVEI encoded by the coding sequence atgGATATCACTGAGTTCATCGAGTTAATTCCCGGGTTACCGAGTGAGCTCGGTCTCGAGTGTCTCACTCGCTTGCCCCACTCGTTACACCGAGTCGCGCTCCGAGTCTGCAGCCAGTGGCAATGCTTGTTCCAGAGCGATGAATTCTACTCTCACCGGAAGAAAACCGGCCACACCAGAAAACTCGCCTGCTTGGTTCAAGCCCAAGAACCGCCACCGCACAATGAAGAGAAACAGGCAAACGGGTCATCGCCACCGAGCTACGGGATAACCGTGTTCGACCCGGAGAGTTTTGTCTGGGACCGGGTCGACCCGGTTCCGGAATACTCTTCCGGGCTGCCTTTGTTCTGTCAACTTGCGAGCTGCGAGGGGAAGCTTGTGCTGATGGGTGGGTGGGACCCGGCGAGCTACGAGCCTCTCACGGCGGTGTTCGTCTACGATTTCAGAACGGGTGAGTGGCGGCGAGGGAGGGACATGCCGGAGAAGCGGTCGTTCTTCGCGACCGGGTCGGGTAACGGTCGGGTTTATGTTGCTGGCGGGCATGATGAGAACAAGAACGCGCTGAACACGGCGTGGGCGTATGACCCGAAAAAGGATGAATGGTTCGGGATGGCTCCGATGGGTCGGGAGCGTGACGAGTGCGAGGGAGCGGTGGTTGACGGCGAGTTCTGGGTGGTTAGCGGCTATGGTACTGAGAGGCAAGGAGCGTTTGATGGGTCAGCTGAGGTGCTGGATATTGGGTCGGGTCAGTGGAGGCGGGTTGATGGTGTTTGGGAACCGGGTCGGTGCCCCAGGTCTTGCGTTGGAGTGGAGAAGAGCGGGAAGGTGGTGAATTGGAGCGGGGTGGACCCGGGGCTCCGATCCGGTGTTTGTGGTGTGACGGTCGGGTCGAGAGCGTTGGTGACTGGATCCGAATATGAAGGGTCATCATCAAATGGGTTCTATTTGATTGAAATGGAGGAAGGGCAAAAGTGTAaattgaagaagatgagtgtgccTGATGGGTTTTCTGGGTTTGTTCAATCAGGGTGTTGTGTTGAAATCTAG